A portion of the Apteryx mantelli isolate bAptMan1 unplaced genomic scaffold, bAptMan1.hap1 HAP1_SCAFFOLD_40, whole genome shotgun sequence genome contains these proteins:
- the LOC136996480 gene encoding olfactory receptor 4E1-like — protein MDPENHTRVSEFFLLGLTTNHAVELALFTFFMVIYVLIILGNILIIFTIAHDQRLHSPMYFFLSNLSVIDVCHSSVVMPKMLADFLVDKKSISFEGCEAQMFFLHLFACTEIFLLTIMAYDRCIAVCSPMHYGTIMCRKMCLQLATVMWMGGLIHSVSLTVLTLSLPYCGPSAIDNFFCDVPLVIKLSCTNIHVLEMLLVSNSILISVVCFLVLVTSYVVILVSLRNHLSEGQHKALSTCAAHLTVVTLFLGHCIFTYLRPAKSLAADKVVSVFFTAFTPLMNPIIYTFRNEDMKNALRKLCRRQIDSQDK, from the exons ATGGATCCTGAG AATCACACTAGAGTGAGTGAGTTCTTCCTCTTGGGCCTCACCACCAACCATGCTGTAGAGctggccctcttcaccttcttcatGGTCATCTACGTGCTGATTATTTTGGGCAACATTCTCATCATCTTCACGATTGCACATGACCAGCGTCTGCAcagtcccatgtacttcttcctcagcaacctCTCTGTCATTGACGTCTGCCACTCCTCAGTGGTgatgcccaagatgctggctgacttcctggtggacaagaagagcatctcctttgagggGTGTGAGGCACAGatgttcttcctccacctctttgcctgcacagagatctttctcctcaccatcatggcctatgatcgctgcaTAGCCGTCTGCAGCCCCATGCATTATGGCACCATCATGTGCCGGAAGATGTGCCTCCAGCTGGCCACGGTCATGTGGATGGGAGGGCTGATACATTCTGTGTCCCTCACTGTCCTGACCCTCAGTCTCCCATACTGTGGTCCCAGtgccattgacaacttcttttgcGATGTCCCCTTGGTCATTAAGTTGTCCTGCACAAACATCCATGTCTTAGAAATGCTCCTTGTCTCCAACTCAATCCTCATCTCTGTggtctgcttcctggtgctggTGACTTCCTATGTGGTCATTTTGGTCTCACTAAGGAACCATCTCTCGGAAGGGCAGCACAAGGCATTATCTACCTGTGCTGCTCACCTGACAGTGGTGacacttttcctgggacactgcatTTTCACCTATCTCAGGCCAGCCAAGAGTTTAGCTGCAGACAAAGTTGTGTCAGTTTTCTTCACGGCCTTTACCCCTCTGATGAACCCCATTATCTATACCTTTAGGAATGAggacatgaaaaatgctttgagaaagctATGCAGGCGGCAGATTGATTCCCAAGACAAGTGA